GAGGCTACTTGCCCCCTGAGCaatgtactcctatataatcttgcccatgaggctcagcaaTACAATCATCCAATTATACCAATTCTATTCTCCTACATAATGATAATATATGTTTTTGCTGCTGACATTTCATTTTCTGCAGGAAGTAGTTCCTCCAGTACTGGAGTAATTGGTTTTGCATGTTGGCCGCGCAGGAAACCGAAAAAGCATTTCTCCAATGTACCTGGTAAGCATTCAACAGTAGGAGAATAACATATGGAATAACATTAAATCAACTTAATGTGAGATTTCGAATGTGGCAGCCAAGGAAGATCCAGAGGGGCATCTTGGCCAGCTTAAAAAATTTTCACTTAGAGAACTAGAAGTTGCAACAGATGGCTTCAGCGATAAGAACAGTCTTGGAAGAGGTGGGTTTGGCAAAGTCTACAAAGGAAGGCTGGCAGATGGTTCATTAGTAGCTGTTAAGAGACAAAAGCAGGAGATAACACCTGGTGCTGGGGAGCTGCAATTTCAAGCAGAAGTTGATATACTTAGTACGGTTGAACACAGAAACCTTTTGCGTCTTCGCGGATTCTGTATGACACCAACGGAAAGGTTGCTTGTGTATCCATACATGGCCAATGGAAGTGTTGCGTCACGTTTAAGAGGTAATCTGTTGTTTACTGCAGTCATATAGTCTTTTTTTGTTGTGTATTTTAGTTTCTTATACCGTGTTATCAACAATATCAAACTGGAAGGAATTTATTATTTGGTTTTATTCTGCAGAACGCCCAGGATCTGAACCTCCACTAGATTGGCAAACTAGAAGGAGGATTGCATTGGGGTCTGCCAAGGGTCTGTCCTATTTACATGATCAGTGTGATCCGAAGATTATCCATCATGATGTGAAAGCTGCAAACATTTTGTTAGATGAAGACTTCGAAGCTGTAGTGGGGGATTTTGGTTTAGCCAAACTAATGGATTACAAAGATGCCCATGTAACTACTCCAGTTAGTGGAACAATGGGTCACATTGCACCAGAATATCATTCAACAGGAAAATCCTCTGAAAAAACTGATGTATTCAGTTATGGAATTATGCTTTTGGAGCTTGTTACAGGGCAGCGTGTCCTTGATCTTACTCGCCTTGCCAATGACGACAATGCCAGTCTGCTTGATTGGGTAACTTACTATTGACATTTCCACAGTTTAAATTGCAGTGTAGATATGCATGCCGTTTTGCAGAAATTGCAGCATGATGTTGTGCTTGGGTGCACTTTTTCTGTACTACTATAAAAATTATTAGTCACTTTATCTGATAATAACACATGGAGCTTCAGTAGAGTCTAAAAAAGAATGTATTGTTTCTGAATTGGTGCATTGTTTACAGCAAAACGGAGCATATGGTAGAGTACTGGAACGTAATGTTCTTCTATTCGTTGACATACACTTTAGCTTGTACAGGAGTTGTTTTCATTTTATTATTTATGATTATGATAAAACACCAGGTTTGACTGGCAAGCTAATAGAGTGTTTATGTGCTTTGTGCAGGTCAAAGAGTTGCTCAAGGAGAAGAAACTTGAGAATCTGGTTGATGACGATCTAAATGACAACTACATCGATGTTGAGGTGGAATCCCTGCTCCAGATCGCGCTCCTCTGCACGCAGACGGATCCCACAGAACGTCCTAAGATGTCAGAGGTGGTGACAATGCTTGAAGGCGATGGTGGCCTCGCTGAGAGATGGGAGGAGTGGCTGAAGGTAGCAGTAGATCAGGATGTCGAGCATGGTTCACGTCGAACATCAGATTGGATTGTCGAGTCAGCCTACAAGCTCAGCTCAGTTGAGCTTTCAGGGCCGAGGTGATGATAGCACACACACAGCACACTCATGACCTGCTGTTAATATGTTGCGATGTGTCGCCGACTCGCCATGGACACCTTATCCTGAGGGCATCAGAGCTCGAGGAGCTAGTGTCGTGTGCAGTTGTTGCATCTTTACTTCGACGGCGTACAGGGCCGTTACAATGTTTTGGGGGCCCTGGTGCAAAACAAAAAATTGGGCCCTATGCTTAGGTTTAACAAAAGCTAAATAACCAAAATGCATTTGGATTCATAGTATAATTATATTTGTTTTGCATATTAGCACGTAATCTAATTATTAACGCCAAAGAAAAGGGTGAACATTgccaagaaagagaagagaatCAGAGATACGAGATGGGGAGATCGCGATTTGCGACAAGAAACCAAGCGTCTCGACGACCTCGTTGTTTCGGCTGGATGGCTTCTCGCGGTCGCGGACTTGCGGTCTTGGAGTTGGGGCGAGGGTCAACAGGCGATTGCGTTGGCGGAGTCTCGAACTCACGTTCACATACAAATCACAGACGGGATCGAAGGTAGCCAAGCAGGTTGGAGTGCAGCGATGGCCGATGGGCTTCAGTTGTTGGGCCTAAACCCCCTAAGGGGAACTATAGATGGGCCCCCAAAATTTTGGAGGCCCGGTGCTGTAGTGCCACTTGCGCTGGGCCAAAACCGGGCCTGACGACGTATGGAGAGGAATCCTTGAGACAGCATGTTGTACACTAGATTCTTGTTAAATTTGAGGACCATATCATGGAAAATGTAGATGAGTGCAACCAGTATTGACCAGTTTATATGAAATGTTAATTCTAAAATTAATATTTATATGAAATCGGACCCCACCTTATAGCAACACAGCTTTATGCATCTATCATTTAATTGATCCATAGAACTATAAACCAACGCCCAAAATTACAAATATCCACATGGTATACATATGGTGGCTAGAGCAGAATAACCAATGAGTTCTATCACACGGACAAACCAAATCTGTGTTTATAGTTAATGAATGGGAAAATAGGCATTTTAGTCCCTGAACTTTAATTCACTTTAATTCAAGGGTTAAGTTCATCCTTCAACTTCCAAATAGATCAATATAGTCCCTCAACTTTCCTTTTTGGGTCAAACTAAGTTTTCTTTGCTCTTGACTCCTAAATTCATTTAGGAGCTGAACATCACAAAAGTGTTTAATTTGGAACATAGAATTTTATTTACGCATGCAACATATTGTGTTGCAAACTCATGAAGAGTAAAACTAAAGCTACATTGCATAACTACGCACTACAAGATAAAATGTTGTGGAAAGTTGAGTGAACCGTAACACTAAGGCCATTCCCAGTGGTAAGTTGCATGCCACATAGGATTTTTTTGATAACATGGCATCAAatttaagaagaaagagaaaatcaGTTTCATCTAAATGAAACCATGTCTACACGCATACCAACTCTTGTTAGAGTCATAAAATTAAATGCTACTTGGAGCCTATGAAACCATGCTATGAAATTATGCATTGTAGAGGTTGTTTCAAATACCATTTCATTTCTTAGTTGCTTATGTGGCTGTCTTGGAAACATCAATATGAAACACTCCACTGGAATTAGCCTAAGTtaagaaagggaaaaagaaaccAAGGATAAAAAGGACTTTTTGCATTTATCTCATGTTATTATGGAGCACAATGTTAGTATAAGGTCGAGTTTGACCTAAAAAATTTAGGGACTATATTGATCAATTTGAAGGCTAATTTGAAAGTTGAGGGACGAACTTGACCCTCAGGATAAAGTTGAGGAACCAAAATGTCTATTTTGccttgatgaattaattagacttacaACAGAGCATAGAACCTCCAGCTGTCAACATATTGATACATTTTGAGTAACTGCGGACAATCTTTAACAAGTTTCACAATCTCTATATGTAAGTACTGGAACTAAGCAAAAATATCCAGACAACTGAATAACAAGAGTTCCTTAGCCAGCACCATTTCTTCCTTATTTTGTCCCCTTAGCTAATCTGTTGCTAATCCTAGTCAACAGAAATCTGAAGATAATGCCCTGTTCGCCGTGAGATTGACATTGAAGTAAATGAATAGTTTTCACTATGATCGGCTATCTTTCCAGCCTACTCAatgattttcttttatttcataAAAATGAATTGTCAATAAAAACTTTAATAGCAAATGGCAACTAAGAACAATCACCACTCCTCAAGCTTTGCAGCAGATTTAGGTAGCCACGAGAATCTGGGTGTATGTACCTAAAGACAAGGTTACAAATTACAATATCAGCAATTCAGCATCAAAGAAATTATTTCCCTTGAAATTTCAGTGATAAAAAAACAGGAATGTGATATGCATATAATACCCATGACGGAAGAGGAAGTCGATGATCACAAGGTTGCAATTTGGCTTGAAAAATTCGGTCCTTCGGATAATGTTCGCAGCATGTGGCACAGGGATTAATCTGAAGCTATCGACCTCTCCATCTGGGGAAAAAGTGTGCAGAAGATTGCAACATATATCAATGTAGAAAATCAGGATGCTGCAGAGTTTCAGATTCAGCAACTACCTTCATTATTAGGAACAAAATCTTCAGGAAGTTTGAGGTCATAGCAGAAGAGGACATCCCTTTTGTATCTAAAGCCTTCAATATCCATGTAAGAAACCGCTCCAACAGAAATAGCACTAGTGAAGAAAGATACTTATTTGTTAAATATTTAAAACAGAAATAGAACAAAGACTCGCAAATGGAAGCAGCAATTTCTAAGACAAAAAAAATTGCCATATTACTTGGTTCATATGGATCTTGGAATTCCAGCTTCCTCTTCACATTCCTTGATGATGTTCTCTTTGCAGGAGATTCCATATGGCTAAAAGTTTCCAAGTGGAGCTAACATAAGCTAACCGATACTCAATTCTACTTCATATTAGatgaacaagaaaagaaaaaaggagcAATAAGATGCTAGTTAAGTATTTTAGGTCAGATTATagcctttcattcaggataagaCGATAAGTTAAACCTCATCAGCAAAAATcaacaaataatccataaccCACCTTGCCATGCTGCTTAATTTTAAATAACCATATCCTGATTGTTACCATCTAATATATAGTTATATATACCAAGAAGCTATCTAAAACTCTGCCCCCTTTTGTCCAGATGCTCAttttagatgaactaatattgTAAAAAATTCAATagaatttaggaaaaagaaatCTCAGTAGAACTGGTTGTCTTCTTTCATCTAAACTCAGTATGTTAGACCAAGCAGGTAATTTGTTCCGAATTTCTTTTACACCTGATGTGACACAGGAAATGATTACAGGCTAGAAAAGTATAAATGGACGATTAACTATTATTTCAGAATTcaaaatagctgaaaatttaCTATAAGAGTtcactatatatatgtttaACCAAAGACCAGGTGTACGTACGTCCATACAAATTAACACAGAGAATACTCCCTATGTCCCTTGAGTGACTGGAGAAAATTCGGACCTCTAGGAAATGGAAAGGAGTATGTAAATGATGTGCATTTATTGATTTGTGGTTGAACATTCTCAAATTGGAGTTTCAAAATGCCATCATTTATAAAATCCAGTTTAATAGTTTTAGAACGAAAATGGCATCATAGGTCACACAAAGACACGGAATACAGGTGGAAAAATTCATAAACTTTTGACACCCGTATGCAGCAGCAAATATTTTTGTTACTACAGTAAACAAAAAAATCAAGAGAAGAATGGGAATGCACACCAAGCCaccagcaacaagatggtcgaGCATTCCTGGATATGTTTGCTTCACATCACTTCTTTTACCAATCCAAAGAAATTTCTGGCCATCTTTCTCAACATACCCATTCATATGAACTCCGTAAGCCTGTCATGAATATAAATTCATTCAGAAATGACAAGGATATAAAAGTTACAAATTGTGGGAGGAGAACAAGTACCAGATATAGAGATTAAAAAAACGTGAGCAAATTTGGTGTACATGAGGACAAGATTAGCAGTTGGATAGCACCATTAGATGTGTACAATATTTGACAAAAGCATATTCATAAAGAATGCATGACAAGTACAGCATACCTTTATACTAAAGTAGGGAGCAGCAGCACGTTCAAGAGAGAAGTACACAGGCATGCCATAAGATGATGTTACTGGGTAGAGCTGTTAGATTGCGAAACATTATCATAACAACAAACTAAAGAAATATACCAAACTAGAGTTGAATTTCCATGTACAAAGCAACTACCAGTAAAACTTTCTCTGAGGGTAAAAGCACCAGTAAAAACAGATACAGAACTCCCGTGATATGAcaaaaaaatccaaaacttATTTTTAAGAAATTTAGCTATTGCTTTGACAAAAATACCAGCATGTGGCGCATTGGTgtcttggtgatgaatgaatgaggcatagacaattattttttttctcgaacacgcaggagacctgcgtatcattgtattgatagaagaagaaaagagtcATACATAgacccacacacacaccacacaccacacaccccCTTGACAGACCTAGTATCTTATCACCTGTTGCAAACTGAACACATAGACAACTATAGATCATTCCAAACAACTATTGTGATCAGCTACCAAGTTTTTTAACCCCAGTAGAAGAAGCATAAATAAGTTCAAAATACACTTGTCACTACAAGGCTGACTAACACATAATTAAGTGTTCACAAACCATTAGGTTTATATGGCTATTAGTATTTTCAGTATCAATGTATTTAGCCATGCAAATGATTTTATGCTATAGTTAAATTGACAACAATGAATGGAAAAATAACTGTTTCCAAATGTCAGACCAATCAGGTTGTTTCTGGCTCATGATTAATAGGATATATTTGTTACGATTAGGAAGAAATGTTATCTGTATATTGAGGAAGAGGCCCTTTGGGCTATATATAGTACAAGAAGGgagaccccaaaccctagactagGTACATTGACATTTATACCcttaacaccccccccccccctcaaatGCAACGTTAATGCAATGACGTTGCATTTGAAGAGTTGATACTAATTACTAGACTTAAACAgaaatatgaaattgatacatCCGAAGTCCGAAATCAAAGACGACATCAAAGCGTGCAActcttgaacttgtcgatgTAGAAAATGCTCCTACACAAGAGGGTATTGCCTTCACAAACCAGTACGTCGACTCTTCGAACTTGAACCTTGCGTTGGAGACTTTAAACTCGACAAGAACAGTGAAATGTGTCAAACCAGCCAAAGATAGAAATCACCACTGCAAGACAGCAAGTGGCGAGACAGGAAGGTGATGACGACAAATGGACGGCCATTGATCATGACGTGGAGCAAGACGGCTCCAAAAGGGATCAAGAGCGCATTGTCGCACCACAATGACGATGACAAGATTAGCCAAATCGACGGGACCTGGCTAATCATAAAAAGAAGGATATTGGCTGATTTGACAATGAATTTGTGGACACGCACAGCTTTGACGAACTCGAGAAATGTATCTGGACTTGGATTGAGACTGACGCTGAGAAAACATGGCATGACTGGACACTGAAGAAAAGGACTcaaaggcagcagcagcagacggaTAGCAGCAACAAAATGGAGCAAAATAGCTCAAACGGGCGTCCAGCAGCCCAAAATGAGGCCCAACATGACACGGACAGGCAGCCAAGAGGGTGATGGGCCGCAGCCAAGAGGATGACGAGCGACGGTTGATGAGGACAAGGCGACGAGCGGCCGCGAGGACGAGCAGACGGCGGCAGCAACGGGAAGCAgcgaggggcggcggaggggggggggcgtgaCGGCGGCCGGAGATGACGCCGCGACGGCGGAGGGACAAGCTGACGGCGGCAGCACCGGGCCGCCGCGAATCTAcgtggaggaggacgaggccggCCGTGACGGCGGCCGCAACGACCGGAGGAAGACGAAGCCAGCCGCGACGGCGGACGGAGCTGCGACGGACCCGCGACGGGCGGACGCGATGGCGGGCGGATCCGGCGCGGACGGACCCGCAGCAGCACGCCTGGAGGCGGACGTCGATGGGCGGCGCGGACGAAGACCGGCGAGGACGGGTGCCGCAACGGGCGGTGCATGGACGGGGACGGCCGGATCGACGACAGACGGAGACGACGGCGGGGCAGAGGAAAAAAATGGGTACACTGCTCTTTCTCTGCTGCTGGGACTCAAACTGGGAAAGGGAAAATGGGTTTGGGGCTTGGATTTGCCGCCCCCGGGAGCAAGACGAAGCTCCCAGGGGCAGCGCAGCGACGACGATGAAGGGTGGCGGACCGGATCTAGAACGATGGCTCTGTTACCATGTTACGATTAGGAAGAAATGCTATCTGTATATTGAGGAAGAGGCCCTTTGGGCTATATATAGTACAAGAAGGgagaccccaaaccctagactagGTACATTGACATTTAACAATATTAACCTTGGCATATCTCTCTGTTCATACTTCATACACTCATGAAGTCATGATGTCATcacaaaaaattgaaaaaacatCAAATTGAAAAACAGTTGAATAATCCATGAATCCATCCTAAGTACCTCATTCCGAATACCTGGAATCATTTCACCGAGACTTTTTATGACTTCTCCAATTGCATGTGTTCTGTCCTCTGGCGTCCTAAGTGATGACCGGAGAGACACATTTTCCACAGTGTTGCTGCTATTATCGCCCGGGATTGTAAAAACATCATGGAAGTCTCTGAGGTGCTTGACAAATCTGAAATTGGCATCACTAAGTTAGACACCTTATAGGAAGAATCCGGACTTTAAGTGCAAACTGGATCTTGAACGATATAACTTTGATCAGCAATTTAGTATGCTCATAACTGTGCCTTTTCTTACTTTGTCTATCTGAATTCTGAGTCCAGATAAGTAAAACCTAACCCCCTACATTGGTTTAACCATTTGCTAGACTTGTTGTGTAACTTCTGTTCATCCTGCCATGCCTAGACGGCTAGACAACAATGGTTATGTTTGGAGAACGTTTATTTTTAGCAAAAAAGAAACTGGTGCAACTTTAATATACAAAAAGTTCATTCTTCTTTTTCATTAGTTCCTTGAAGTTTAACCACTGCCATTAAGTCTGACAAATTTTGTCCTGCCTTGTCTCTCAACCTGACCTTTCTTCCTCTATCAGACCTGAGCTCAAGTACACAAATCCATAGCTCCGATCCCCCTGCCACCCACAAGATCTCTGCAGTGTCATTAACCCTCACTCACCATCAGCACTGTTCACCTCCAGCCTCTACCCTTTACCCAACTTGTCCTAGTCACCATGCTTGCACCTTGCGCTCTAGATATGAAGGTGTCCAGCCATGGTGTCCTGAAGAAAGTAGGGGTAAAACAACAACCAGAACCTATCGACTCCATCCTTGAAGAAGGATATTGCAAGAAATATATGGTATAGAAACTGCACATAATGTGCTAGGATTCTAGCCATGTTGTCAACTCACCTCATAAAAAGTAGattatgttttttttcctttctttcctttATCTTCCTGATTCTCACCTAAATTTGCTTGGTTGATCGCAAACTAAACATTGGAGTTCTTCAGTACAACACATAGTCCCAAATCCCAATACTCGTATATGTTAAAAGATTATCAGTGTACACTGATACACAACCAATAAGTAAATAAAATCTTTAGGTTGCTCACATACAGCACATACTGGGGGTGAAAAAAAGATCAAAACAAAATATTGGTAGAAATATTTCTTTCTGAGATGATATGCGCAATAAGGTTTCAGAGTAGAAGTTACACTCACCCCTTGTTGACATATCCCACGACTTGATCCTCCACCAGGAACTTCACAAACTCCCCCTTTTTGTCCTGTAAAATCCCCACGCAAACAGCCACATATGAGGCTTTCGCACAGATACGCATACAATTGCGCGAGCGCACGTGGGAGCGCGAGAGAAACTCACCATTCCCCGGTTGCAGGTGTCGACCTTCCGGAGGTACCCGGAGAGATCGGACTCGtcgccgcgcccgccgtcgccggcgacgcggaAGGCGTCGGCCCAGCCGAAGCCCGCCgtggcggcgtgcggcgcggcggagaAGGAAACTGAgaacgggaggcggcggcgggtgaggaGCTGACGGCGGGTTGGGGAGctgcagcgagcggcggcggcggcgatggttgCCATAGTGGATATCGCTTGTTCTACCGGGAGAAATCGGGAAATGCCAGAGAAATTTGTCCTTTTTCTTtcacaaaaatataaatttcGCATTGGGGTCCTACTTTCTCTAGTCAACCAGTCCTCGCGTCTTGTTTAACCTTAACCTAAATGCTACACGGCACCATTTAAAACTAACTGGACACTCTTTAGTAAGTaacaaaagagagaaaaaaaaaactctacactacaccttcttctccggcgccggATGAGTAGGGACGGTCGGTGGCGGGGTTGCTGCCGGCAGCgagtggcggcggaggccgatAGTGTTAGGGTTGTGGGGAGGGCTCCATAGCCGGCGAACTTAGAGGGATGGTCATGGGTGGCGAACGACtcgatggaggaggcgggtGTGAATGGCGAGGCCAGCGGCATGGTGGACTACATGGGTGGGGGTCAGCGGTGGGGCAAGCTGTCGTAGTGATTCGAAAGGATGGTGTTGAGGGGGAGGGGTGGTTGGTGGGCGACGGGAAAATGAAGTAGGCTAGAAGAGGAGAGTATGGGTCAACCTGTTAATGGGCCAACAACCGAAATCAAATCCACCCCAAACTAATGCCACGGTGCATTCAACCCAAACCAATTTCAAACTACTAATATGTTTCTCCAGCCCAAACCAATCCAAACCGGAGCAAAAAGCAACCCAACCCAAACCAAACCATATGGCAAAACTAAAGTTGCTAACGGTTTGAACCAAACCATATGCCCATGCGGGAGTTCGGGCCGCAtagtaaaaaaaaatgcatattGTCGTCATCTCTTGCTAGGCATTTCTATCAACCATATAATGATTACTATCACAGTATCTGCACTTCGCATTTGCAACGATGAGCAACAGGATGGCGCCAAATTTTGCCCAACGATGGTCCATCGACTTCGCTTCTGAAGCTTGTGCAGGAGCGCTCCTCTTCTAGTTGAAGAAAGGAACCTGAACCTG
This portion of the Panicum virgatum strain AP13 chromosome 2N, P.virgatum_v5, whole genome shotgun sequence genome encodes:
- the LOC120660341 gene encoding nudix hydrolase 20, chloroplastic-like, with amino-acid sequence MATIAAAAARCSSPTRRQLLTRRRLPFSVSFSAAPHAATAGFGWADAFRVAGDGGRGDESDLSGYLRKVDTCNRGMDKKGEFVKFLVEDQVVGYVNKGFVKHLRDFHDVFTIPGDNSSNTVENVSLRSSLRTPEDRTHAIGEVIKSLGEMIPGIRNELYPVTSSYGMPVYFSLERAAAPYFSIKAYGVHMNGYVEKDGQKFLWIGKRSDVKQTYPGMLDHLVAGGLLHLETFSHMESPAKRTSSRNVKRKLEFQDPYEPMLFLLERFLTWILKALDTKGMSSSAMTSNFLKILFLIMKMERSIASD